TTCGTCCGAACGAGAGCATCGCCTGGAACGCCTTCGTCGAGGAGACGCCGGCGCTCTTCGACGACGTCAGGGAGTCCGAACACGTGTACAATCCCGACACCCGTATTCGAAGCGGACTGTACGTCCCGCTCGGCGAACACGGGGTGCTCGTCGCCGTCTCCGAGCGGCCCGACCTGTACGACGAGCGGATGTTCGAACTGGCACAGCTGTTCGGCGCGACCGCCGAAACCGCACTCGACAGGATCGGCCGGAGTCAGCGGCTTCACGAGCGGGAACGGGAGCTCAAACAGCAGAACGACCGCCTCGAGCGCGTCCACCGCGCCGATCGGCTCAGACAGGAGATCGAGGCGCTGTTGCTGCAGGCGGACTCCCGCAGCGAGATCGAACGCGGCGTCTGCGAGCGCCTCTGTGACCTCGAGGCGTGTGCGTTCGTCTGGATCGGCGAGCCCGATCCCGGCGGAAACCAGGTGCTCCCGCGGGCGTCCGCCGGCGCCGGCGGCGATTACCTCGACGCCGTGTCGGTGACGATCGTCGACGACGCGGCCGCCGAACCCGCCGGCCGGACGGCCCGGACGAGCCAGCCGACGGGCGAGCCGAACATCGCCAGCTCGATCCGGGAGGGGCAGTGGCGCGGTGACGCCCTCTCGAGGGACCTCCAGTCGACCTATGCGGTTCCGCTCGCCCACGACGGCTTTCTCTACGGTGTCCTCGCCGTCTACGCGAACCGGCGCCACGGCTTCGACGGCGAGTTCCAGTCGACGCTCACGGAGCTCGGGGAGACGATCGCGTACACGATCCAGGCCGTCCAGCGAAAGAACACGCTTCTGGGCGACGACCTCACCGAGATCGAACTGCAGGTCGACGACGACTCCGCGCTGTCGGCGCTGGCGACGCACCTCGAGACGGCGATCACCCTCGAGGGGATCATCCCGCGGGGCGACGACGCGGCGGTCGTCTTCGCGAGCGTCGACGACTCGCTCGAGGAGAGTGATCTCGCCGCGTTCGACGCCGCCGAGACGATCATCATCAGCGCAGGGGAGGGGCGAACGGTCGTCCAGCTCTCGCTGTCCCGTCCGTTTCTCGGGTCGATCGTCGACTCCCACGGCGGCGCCCTCCGGGAGTTCGTCGTCGATCCAAGCGGCGCTCGAGCGGTGATCGACGTCCCCCGCGTCGTCGAGATACGCGAACTGCTCGCTGCGATCACGCGACGAGGGTTGTCGGTGTCGCTCCTCGCGAAACGCGACCGTTCTCGGTCCACAGTGAGCGTCGGTGAGACTGCTCTCGGCCGGCAGACGGCGCTCCTCGACGACCTCACGGATCGCCAGCGCGAGGTCGTCCAGACCGCCTATCACGGCGGGTTCTTCGAGTGGCCGCGCCTGACGACGGGCGAAGAGCTCGCGTCGTCGCTCGGCATCTCACCGCCCGCGTTCCACAACCACATCCGCGCCGTCGAGCGGAAGCTCTTCGACTCCCTGTTCGACCGCGACCAGGGTTAACTGATTAACTCCCTCGTCGCCGACTCATTACACAGTTAACGGCCAGGCTCTTTAGCTCCCTTCGAGAAGACGGTCATGTCTTCCCGGCACGCAGGGGGGTCCGCACCAATGACCAACACGAGATCATCCGTTTCACAGACGGCCGGTACGCAGTACGCGGTACAGTACGACCGACTCGACGACGAACCGCTCAGCGTCGCGATCGCCGACGCGGTCGCGGCGTTCGACGGAACCGACGTCACCGAACTCGAGCCGCTACATTACGCGATCAACGCCGACGCGCTCGAGCGGCTGTTCGAACCGCGCGCGGACGGGCTCCGGGCGAACGGCTCGGTCACGTTCGAGTACAGCGAGTACCTGATTACCGTCACGGCGGCCGGCGAGATCACCGTCGAGGCCGTCGACCAGTAACGGCCGTCCCCGTTTTTCGGCCCGCCGTCGGATGTGCGAGTGACATATAAAGACATTATATTGTTGGTACCCTTCGTACGGAACGGTTATATACTACCGCTCGATACCATGTGTCACTATGTCAGACGATACCACTCGAACGATGAAATCGGTCAGCCACACCCCACCAGCCGGCGACTCCGTCACGAACGTCTGGGCTCGAGGACGTCAACCGGAACCGTCGGACGACGACTGACGGGCGACTCCACCCCCCGTGTCAACGATCCTATTGATATTTAGTCATCGAATCTGAACTGTCTCCCGGGAGGGGGCCAGACACCCAACCACTGCATCCAACCGTCATCGCCCGCTCCCTTGTGCTACCGTCCGGGTCGAACCATAGCACTCGACTCCGGTAGGCTTCTTTCGGTCGCTGCGTGCCGCTCGAGTCCGCTGACGTCGACGCTCTCGTTTCGAAGTCGTCTCCGTCCTCTCATTGCGGTCGGAGGGATTCGAACCACGCTCGCAGGGAAGCTGCTCCCTGGTTCAAATCCTCCTCGTTCATTTTCAGGTCGGGAGGTGATTTTACGTCGGCTGAGTGGATAGTCGGACACGGCTCTCACTGTGGGGAGCCGCGGTCCGCGGGGGCGAGAGTTCCACGGCTGGCACCCGCACTGGACCGTCGGCGTTGCAGGCTGTTTTGCCCATGCTGGTATGAACGAGCGCTGTCGCAGCACGGTGTGAGTGAACGTACTGTCGGCGGTGACAGACTTGCGTTCGAGACAGTCACGGCTGGCAATAGCGGCGAGCATACCCCGAGCAGTCGTGGTGAAAGAGTCGCCGCAGCTGTGCGTCGCCGAGCGGGGCTTTATAGCCCGAATGGGTGTTGTGAATCATGCTTCCGTACCGTGTTTACGGGAGCGTTTCGCGGGTCGGTGGTACCAGTACCGGCCTACGATTTCAGGAACTCGAGAGCGTCAGGCTCCCTGGTATCCGTCGCCACACTGTAGAAACCCCTGTCGCGTATACGATTCCATCGTTCGTAGCTCTACAGACACCTGTATGGGTCAAGAGTGACCGTTCCGCAGTGACGATCACCGCGATGTGGGAACCAGTGACCAATGGGACGACCGCGGGTTTCGTGGATGACGCAGGGTGACGAGCGCATCCTCGAGACCCTGGCCTATGCCGTTCTTAACCATCCCGCAAGCAAATATAAATTGGATACAGTTATGCTGTGCTCAGGTCGTGATCCAGTTCGAATGACTGGATGATCGTTGACTCACCATCATAGACACCTATGATATCGATTTGGTGACCGGCATCACAATCAGTGGCGCCCTCACCTACTGTACCACTATCACCGACTCCAGGATCTGATGCAGCATCTAAGCCGCTCAGTGTCGCATCACAGTCAGTAGACGCGACTTCAACTGCATCAAGCCGCTGGGCACTCGAAACTTGAATGTGGACATCATCTCCATCATCCACCCCCTGAGAGACGCTGAAACTTGCCTGGGGTGGCTGACTCGTTGATCCAATATCTAACACGAACGCTGCAATCACAGCCGCCAGAATCACGGTGATGGCGACCATGAGTATTACTCCGATAACGGGACTCACAGCCCGTTCTTCCTCGTTGCCGATCAGCTTCTTTGCGAAATTCATTGTTTTAAGTACACTTTTTTGTTTTAAAGGTCGTGGTCAAGATCAAATGATTGGATAATCGTCGACTCTCCATCGTAAACACCGATAATATCTATCTCGTCGCCTTCCGTACAGCTGCCGCTTAGCTGTTCATTATCACCAACACCTGGGTCTTCTCCAACATCTAAATCCGTGCCCGAGAAACCAGGATCGCTACAATCAGTAGATGCAACTTCAACTCCGTCAAGTCGCTCAGCACTCGAAATTTGAACGTGAACGGGGTCACCGTCATCAGTGCCCTGAGACACACTAAAACTTGCCTGAGGTGGTTGACTCGTCGTTCCGATATCCATCACGAACGCTGCGATCACAGCCGCCAGAATCACAGTAATGGCGACCATGAGAATTACTCCGATAACGGGACTCACAGCCCGTTCCTCCTTGTTGCCGATCAGCTTCGTTGCGAAGTTCATTGTTGTCTGTTGTTCTTGCGCCGTGCGAATGATGAGAATCCTTATCAGGGTCCTCGATGAACCCCGAACCGACGGGAGGGGGGATGTGCACCCAGTCCCACACCGTCGCTTCTCGAGTCGTCCGCTGGCGTTACCCCTTCCAGTGAAACCACCGGTAATAAACACACCAGTTAGTACTGAAATTTTGAGATCCTACTTACATTAAACGTTTTCAGACGTGATAATCAGTTACCAGTAGAAATCGCACAAGGTGTTCTTGGATAGTTCATACCCGTAGAATATCGGCGATTTGCTGCCATCGGCAATTTTCACCGAAGGATTATACCCTCGAGTGTCAACCCACACCCATGCCCGAAAACGCGGTGGTCCTCGACGAGCGCGACCTCGCGCGCACCTACAACGGCAGCCTATGCGGACCCGTGGACGGCCGTCCTCGCCTACCAGGCGGTGATGAAATACGCGAGCGAACACCCGGAGAAGGGCTCGAGTGCGATCTCCTCTGCACTCGAGATTCCCCGCGGTCGCGTTCGGGGGTGGCTCGAGGGCTGAAGCCCGACCCGGCGAACGCGATCGACGCCCGCGAGCTGGGCTGGCTCGACGCGACGTCCCTCGACCCGGAATTTGTCGCACTGAACACGCTCGTTGCAAACGTCTTTTCCGGCGGACCGATCGACACGGAGCGGTTCCAACCGATGTTTTCGCTGAACCACCGCCAGCACCGCTCGCACGTGATCGACGCACTCGAGGCGACCGGGCTCGAGTACGAGTATTACAACGAGGACACCGACGACCGCGCGACCGAAGTCCGGCCGACGATTCACGGCACCGTTCTGGGCCGAACGCTCGCCGTCCTGGGCGCACCGATCGGTCCGAAGGCCGACCTCGACGACCTCACGTTACCGTGGTATCTCGACGACGCGCCGTACGAAACCCGCGAGATGTTCGCGCTCGCGTACCTGGCGAACCGGGCGGTTCATCACCGAGAGAAGGACACCCTGACGGTTCGGGAGGTACGCTCGAAGGCATATCGTGACGAACTGGCCGCGTTTCTCGAGGACGTCGCGAAAGAGCCCGTCACTTCCGGCGAGCAGTCCATCACGGTTTCCGCTGATGCAGCTCGCTCGCTTGGAGTAAAACCGCGGTACGAAGGTGAGCGCGTGGCGTCTCGAGAGTAATCACTCATTCCGTACAGACTCCGTTGTTTACATTCACAGAGTGTGATCGGTTGTAGCAGTTCTGCTGAATACACAGCGCGAATGTGACACGAGGGTCAGCCCGATTTGCGAAGGTAGTGATCGTTCAATACAGAGAACGGATTTATCGGTCTGTCTCTTTCCAGTCGTCCGGGTCCCCTTCACGGAATTCACCCTTGGCATGGCGCTCGCGGGGCCAGAAGGCGACGCCCAGCAGCACGACGTAGAACACACCCACAACGGCAGCCACCGCAATCCCGGGGATACGGGCGATTCCAGCGGTTGTCAGCCAGTCTTGGCGCGGCGCGAACGCTGTAATCCTGAAGACCCACGCGAGCAATAGGACACCGAGCAGCGCAAGGTACACACGCCGGAGCCGGTTTACGAGTGCTTCGTATAATGAAACTTTCAGCGTCGGCCTGCGATAGTCCTGGCTCAGTTCCACTCGCCAGTCGTGGCTTTCAGTGCCCTGGGACGGATCGAGGGCGTTTGCGAACAGGTTCTCTTGGATGACTCGAGCACGAGAGCGAAAGACATCGTAGTCCCGGTACCGCCGTGCTTCTATGCCCAGAAAGATGGTGACGACAACGATCCCGATCAGCAAGATATAATGTGGGTTATCGGTACTCGAAAACGCCCACGTCAAGATTGCTGCCATCAGCGTCACCGCCCACGTCGTCGTCTCGTCGAGGCGCTGGCGCCACGTCCCCACTCGGTCTATCTCTCCGCGATAGGCGTGGGCCATCACCGAACCGAGTCCCGTACTGTCGTCAACCATTTCGCGGCCGATCTCCCGTTGGTCTGGTGCTGTTGGGTCGAACTCGTCGCTACTCGAGTCGGTCATAGAGGAGAGACATCTCCTCGCTCCATAAGCAGGTATGGTGACAGCGTAATCTGGGTGTCATGTGCTGGCGAACATCGAACAGTACGCACGCACAATGATCGGCTGATTCAACGTAATCAGACCGAAACAAACGAAAGTGACCGTGCTAAATAGATGCTCTGTATGTAGCAGGCGGCTTCTGTCAATTCTCAAGGGTGTCAACAGACCTAATTTCTAGGTTTCACCTTCTGGCGCGTCGGGTTTATTACGCGATTCCGGAACGTCTCGCCTGGGTTTCACACCTATGGCAACATTGTGGAATTTCGGAAGACCGAACAGTAGCAGTACCGGAGAGGACGAAATCGACCTGATCGGCGTTTTCGCGTCGATGATTCTGCCCATTACGGGGTCGCTGATGTTCGAGGTGTTCAGCCTCGAGATCAACGTCTTCGGAGGGTACAACCTGACCGACGCGATCTGGACAGTCGGCGAATAGCCATCACAGACATATTTTAGCGTCAGTCGCTGACGGTACCGTTCATCTTAATATTGGACTTGCTGTGCTCCAGACTACCGGGGCGCTATGGCGTATGTGCGGAATCCTGCACACCACCATCGCACGTACCATTTGGACCTGTCAGAGGCACGCTCCCCCGGTACTACCCCAACCCCATCCGATCGTCGGCTGTTCTAACAGTCGTTGGTAGTACGGTTTCTTTATTCAGAGTTCGGTGTGAAACTCGCGGTCAGTCCAGGCGAGGCTGAGTAGATCAGAGTCATTCACTCACTATCTCACACCAAGTATAACCGCCTACGGGGCGTCTATGGATTGTGATAGATCATAACACAAGCTCGGAGTCAGTCCAGAGCCAATACGATTGGTCAAATGTAGCACCAAGCATGGTCATCATCGATGCTCTTGCTTCTCTGGAAGACGTGAAACCAGTCGATCTTCCGTCAGTACTGGACGACCCACTGTATGATTTTATCGATCCAGAAGCACTTGATGTGCTTGTTACTGATAAGGGGGCGATTTCTATTTCCTTCACCATTGCCGATTACGATATTCAAATTGACGGAGACGAGTTGCGAATCCACTACAAGTGAGGTATCTGGTGAAACCCTGCAGTAAGTTTGCATCTGCACGTAACGATTCGACCGATCCAGTTTCAAGCCCATGTCTGAATAAAAAATCGTGGGCTTTGTTGAAAGCCTCAAACGGTGACCGGTTTTTGGAATCGTGCTGAATAGAGAGCGCGAATGTAGCACAGACTGAGGAGCGATCAACACGGAAGGTCGAACGCTCAGTACAGGTGGACGGCGTAACGAATCGGGTACGTCCTTATCCATCCGGTCGTTCTTCTTTCCACTTCTCGTCAAATTGTGGCCCCTTTTTCACGAGGTCGCTGTTCCTGTCCCAGATTATCACTCCTTGGTCTTTGAGTTCTAACAGCGGGATGTGGCGCAACCGAAGACGGAGTTTCGCCACGTCTTCGTCGGCAGAAGGTGGGTCATTACCGGACGTGTCTGTGGGTTGGGTGCTCTCAACCATCGACTGTCTGAGGCGGCGAACACGGATTAACCCCCAGCATTTTCACTGAATTCCTGTGTTTGATTAATTGAGAGACAGCATAGATCGTACACTCACCGCTTCCTCTATCAGAATTCCCATATGAGTGGGAGTCCATCTGTCGCTATGGCGACGATCGTCGAGTTTAGTATCCCGGTTGAGGAATTCGCGCTCACCGAGACCCTCGAGCGTCTGCCGGAGATGGTGTTCCGGATCGACCGTGTTGTCGCACACGATACGGATCATCTGATGCCGTTCGTCTGGGCCTCACGGGGCGATTTTGATGTCTTGACGAGGGTACTCGAAGACGACTCGACCGTCACGAGTATCGATCACCTCACGACGATCAACGAGGAGCGTCTCTACCGGATGGAATGGACCGACAAGGCCCACATTCTGGGGTATATGGTGATCGAACACGGGGCGACCGTCCAGCGGGCGACGGCACACGACGACCAATGGGATTTGCGTGTCCTGTTCCCCGAACAGAGCGAGATTTCGGCAACAGCCCAGTACGCCAGGGATAATGGCTACCGGCTTGATGTGACGCGCGTCTATGATGTCAGTAATATCCAAAAAGTGTGGTTCGATCTGACTGAAGATCAGCATGAAGCGCTTGTTGCGGCGGTTGAACACGGGTACTTCAACATCCCTCGTGATATCGCCCAAGAAGACCTCTCCGAACACCTCGGTATTTCTCATCAAGCGACGTCAGAGCGGCTTCGGCGAGCGTTCAAGGGACTCGCCGAGAACGTTGTTCACTCAACCGCCGATGAGTACGCGTCCGGTGAGAAGTGAACTCGCGTGAGTCGTCTGTACACTGTCTCACGTTGTTCTCAGATGCGCAGTTTGCAGGTTCTCTTTCGGGTATCTCAGCGTTGGAAGAGTGAGATAACGCCAACCGTTGTTCTGTACTCATCCTCTGTATTTAGCAGGTGATTCCTCTCAGTCACAGAGGGTTTCAACAAGGCCAAATCGTGCTATTATCTACTGCTAATATTCGTTTCGACGATGAAGGCTGAATTAGAGCCAGTCGACTTTCTCCGCTTCTCGAGCCTGCACACGCTCCGAACGCTTCCCAGGTAGTGGCGTTGAAACGTCTCGTAATCGTCCCACCCGCCCCACTGCATCAGCACTGACGGGAGCACTTCGGCCTCGAGCGCCAGGTGCCCCCATGTCCGGCGGAGATCGTGCGGCCCAACGTACAGCCACCGATCGTCGGTATCGTCCTCAGCGAGTTCCGCAGCTGCACTCCCGACCCACCGCCGAACCGTCCGCGGTGTGCCCTCGAGGACGCGATCGCCGTCACCGGGCGTGGGCGTGGACTGACTCACGCCGACTCACCACCCGAGACGACCTCGAGCGCCCGACGATCCTCCTCGTCGTCGGCCTGCGTTGCCGGGTGGGCGATGGGCGTCCGACTCGGAACGTGGTACAGCTGACTCGCGCGGACGAACTCGCGCGTCATCGGTCCACCTCCCGGTCAATTTCAGGTCGTAGGAGCCTCCGTTTCCCTACCCATTCTTCCGGCAAGGAGTTACCGTAAGCGACGGATTGATTCGTGTGAGCACCGTTCGCACGTATCGTCCCGGAGTAGGTCTCCGTCGCAAAGACTACCCCCGGGACACTCTTTCCACGAACCGACGAAGTAAAACGGCCGGTAATGACCGTAACGCGACTACTCATCGGTCCGCCTCACCCCCATCGGTGAGCATGGGCGTAGCCCGATACGTCCCCGTCCGCCGCAATCGTCGCGGACAGTCCCGCCAGTGACCGGCTTCGGAAATGCCGTCGGTCAGTCGCGTGCAGCGACTGTTGCAGATCGAACAGCGGAACTCCCGCGACGTCCTGGGACGTGGGCGCGAGCGGATGCGCCGCTCGAGTTTGGTGAGGTCGACCCTCTCGTTTCGAGGAGTCGTCTCCGTACTAATACGGGATAATTGCAGTCGGAAGGGATTTGAACCAGGGAGCAGCTTCGCTGCGACCGTGCTTCAATCCTCCTCGTTCAGTACTCACCGCTCACGAGATCGTTCGCGGTGAGGAATGGGGTCGGAGGGATTTGAACCCCCGATCGACTGATATCTCCGGTGCGCCTCGGAACTCCAGAGGGTCATCACACGGACACTGATCAGGTGCCCGATCAGTATATCAGTCTGGAGTGTCGTCCCGGGCGCGGTGCCTCTGGAGTCAGTCGCCATGCCTGGCTTGGCCACGACCCCTCGTCACTCCGTTGGTCGATCCCGCCTAAAGTGGTTTCGATTACAGCCAGGGTGCGCGTCCCTCGGTCGTCGTCGTGTCGTCGCCTGGGTACGCATCGTCACCGTGCCCGGAGTCGGCGTCCCCCTCGAGTGGCTCCTCGAGGTCGTCGAAGTCGTCGTGGCCGCCGTCGGTGAGCGTCCCGTCGCTCGCGCCGGCTTCGTTCGCGGTCGGCCCGGTGGCGCTCGGATCGAACGCGAACAGCGCGGCGACGACGAGCACGGCGAGGGGCGCCTGCCCGAACGCCATCCCCATGATCGACAGCGGGAGGATCCCGAGGGCGACGGCGCTGCCGAAGCGGAACCGGTCGAGGTCCATGTACTCGCGCAGGTACGGCCCGCCGAGGGCGACGCCGAGGGCGAAGGCGACGCCAACCACCGCGGCGAGGGTCGCGTTCGCGACCAGCGCCGGGTCGTCCATCACGACGAACTCCGCGCCGGAGGGGTCGAGGCTGGCGATCAGGCCGAGTCCGATGATGATGCCCGGACTCGGCAGGTACTCACCGACGGTCGCGCTAGCGGTTTTCGCCGCGATGGCGAGGATCACCAGTGCAGCGAAGCGCTCGAAGATGACGGTGTCGATGACGCTGCCGATCGCGGGCGCGAGCGCGGCCTGTAGCGCCGCAAACGCGATCAGCGGGAGTCCGACGAGGAGGACGACGCCGACCTGCTGGCGCGGCGTTCCCTGCATCTCCGCGAGGATGACCGCGAGGGTCGCACTCCCGCCGAAGATCAGGATGCCGACCTGGATCGCGCTCATCGGATCGGCGAGTCCGCCGGCGAGGATCAGCGCGACGAAGATGCCGTCGATGAGCGGCAGCCCCATGACGAGCGCCAGCAGCTTCGTGTCGCCGCCGACCAGCCGCTCGAGGCGGAGGGCAATCGGGTGTTGTGACGTGCTCATCGATTACGGTCGATGGCCGTGACCCGTGGCCGAGGGGTGATGAGAGTCGCGGTCGCGGACGGTCTGGCGGGTAGCGAGCCAGTCCATCGGCCGTCGAATCCCTCGTGCTGTGAGTGGCACTGTAAAGCCGAGTTTCCCGAGTACAAACGCGGCGACGGAGTCGAAGCTCGTCCGGCCAGCGGTACGGGTTTCGGCAGTACTCACAGCGTACATACTCCATCGGAGTACCGCGCGAGCAATAAACGTTGTGTGGGATACGGGCGCATGGGCCGAAAGATCGTCGGTGAACGGGCGAATTTGGTGAGAATCGTACGGAATATTTGGGTAGACGATGTCGTGTTATGGACTCCCACGACCCGGACGATAGATACTGACGGTTCGCGTCGAACGGACGGGTGAGCCGCGCTCTCGAGCGAGAGCCGTCTCGCAACGCTTTTGGGCCGCGGTTCCGGACAGTTTACATGGCGAACGACGTTTCCGAGCACGAGCGCTATTCTGCGAAGTTACAGGTTCCGGAGGCACTGACGTTCGACGACGTGCTTCTCCGCCCCAAAGAGAGCCGAGTCGAGCCGGACGAGGCGGATCTGACCTCGGGGGTATCCCGATCCGTCGAGGTCTCGGTTCCGATCCTCTCGGCGGCGATGGACACCGTCACCGAGAGCGAGATGGCGATCGCGATGGCTCGCCACGGCGGCATGGGGGTCATTCACCGAAACCTGAACATCGACCAGATGGTCGAGGAGATCTCGCGGGTGAAACGCGCCGACGAGCTCATCATCCCGTTCGACGACGTCGTCACGGCCGACCCCGAGATGTCGGTGACGGAGGTCGACGAGATGATGGTCCGCGAGGGTGTCGGCGGCGCCCCCGTCGTCAACACCAACGGCGAGGTGCTGGGGATCATCTCGAGTACGGACATTCGCCCGCACCTCGAGGTGGGCGAGGACGACCCCGTCACCGAGGCGATGACCGACGAAGTCATCACCGCACCCGAGGACGTCAACGCCCGCGAGGCGTTCGATCTGATGTACGAGCACAAGATCGAGCGCGTTCCCGTGGTCGACGACGAGAACCTGCTCGTCGGGCTCGTGACGATGCAGGGGATCCTCCAGCGCCGGGAGTACAAACACGCCGCACGCGACGAGCGCGGTCAGCTCCGCTGTGGCGTCGCCGTCGGCCCCTTCGAGACCGACCGAGCGGTCGCCGCCGACGAGGCCGGCGCGGACGTGCTCTTCATCGACTGCGCCCACGCCCACAACCTGAACGTCATCGACGGCGCTCGAGAGATCAAAGACAGCGTCGAGGCGGACGTCGTCGTCGGCAACGTCGGCACCCGGGAGGCGGCCGAGGACCTGGTCGACTTCGCCGACGGGATCAAGGTCGGAATCGGCCCCGGCTCGATCTGTACGACCCGGGTCGTTAGCGGGGCGGGGATGCCCCAGATCACGGCCGTCGCCCAGGTCGCGGACGTCGCCCGCGCCCACGACATTCCCGTGATCGCCGACGGCGGCGTCCGCTACTCCGGCGACGCGATCAAAGCGATCGCCGCCGGCGCGGACGCGGTGATGCTCGGCTCGTACTTCGCCGGCACCGACGAGGCGCCCGGCCGGGTCGTGACGATG
Above is a genomic segment from Natrononativus amylolyticus containing:
- a CDS encoding type IV pilin, which gives rise to MNFAKKLIGNEEERAVSPVIGVILMVAITVILAAVIAAFVLDIGSTSQPPQASFSVSQGVDDGDDVHIQVSSAQRLDAVEVASTDCDATLSGLDAASDPGVGDSGTVGEGATDCDAGHQIDIIGVYDGESTIIQSFELDHDLSTA
- a CDS encoding bacterio-opsin activator domain-containing protein; this encodes MATIVEFSIPVEEFALTETLERLPEMVFRIDRVVAHDTDHLMPFVWASRGDFDVLTRVLEDDSTVTSIDHLTTINEERLYRMEWTDKAHILGYMVIEHGATVQRATAHDDQWDLRVLFPEQSEISATAQYARDNGYRLDVTRVYDVSNIQKVWFDLTEDQHEALVAAVEHGYFNIPRDIAQEDLSEHLGISHQATSERLRRAFKGLAENVVHSTADEYASGEK
- a CDS encoding type IV pilin codes for the protein MNFATKLIGNKEERAVSPVIGVILMVAITVILAAVIAAFVMDIGTTSQPPQASFSVSQGTDDGDPVHVQISSAERLDGVEVASTDCSDPGFSGTDLDVGEDPGVGDNEQLSGSCTEGDEIDIIGVYDGESTIIQSFDLDHDL
- the guaB gene encoding IMP dehydrogenase, with protein sequence MANDVSEHERYSAKLQVPEALTFDDVLLRPKESRVEPDEADLTSGVSRSVEVSVPILSAAMDTVTESEMAIAMARHGGMGVIHRNLNIDQMVEEISRVKRADELIIPFDDVVTADPEMSVTEVDEMMVREGVGGAPVVNTNGEVLGIISSTDIRPHLEVGEDDPVTEAMTDEVITAPEDVNAREAFDLMYEHKIERVPVVDDENLLVGLVTMQGILQRREYKHAARDERGQLRCGVAVGPFETDRAVAADEAGADVLFIDCAHAHNLNVIDGAREIKDSVEADVVVGNVGTREAAEDLVDFADGIKVGIGPGSICTTRVVSGAGMPQITAVAQVADVARAHDIPVIADGGVRYSGDAIKAIAAGADAVMLGSYFAGTDEAPGRVVTMNGKRYKQYRGMGSVGAMKSGDGDRYLKDDPEDDEEYVPEGVEAATPYKGTLQSELHQLAGGMQSGMGYVGAETIPEFKERSEFVRVSSAGQAEGHAHDVVITDEAPNYSPAGE
- a CDS encoding DUF5794 domain-containing protein → MSTSQHPIALRLERLVGGDTKLLALVMGLPLIDGIFVALILAGGLADPMSAIQVGILIFGGSATLAVILAEMQGTPRQQVGVVLLVGLPLIAFAALQAALAPAIGSVIDTVIFERFAALVILAIAAKTASATVGEYLPSPGIIIGLGLIASLDPSGAEFVVMDDPALVANATLAAVVGVAFALGVALGGPYLREYMDLDRFRFGSAVALGILPLSIMGMAFGQAPLAVLVVAALFAFDPSATGPTANEAGASDGTLTDGGHDDFDDLEEPLEGDADSGHGDDAYPGDDTTTTEGRAPWL
- a CDS encoding HalOD1 output domain-containing protein, whose translation is MVIIDALASLEDVKPVDLPSVLDDPLYDFIDPEALDVLVTDKGAISISFTIADYDIQIDGDELRIHYK
- a CDS encoding HalOD1 output domain-containing protein, with protein sequence MTNTRSSVSQTAGTQYAVQYDRLDDEPLSVAIADAVAAFDGTDVTELEPLHYAINADALERLFEPRADGLRANGSVTFEYSEYLITVTAAGEITVEAVDQ
- a CDS encoding DUF2270 domain-containing protein, translating into MTDSSSDEFDPTAPDQREIGREMVDDSTGLGSVMAHAYRGEIDRVGTWRQRLDETTTWAVTLMAAILTWAFSSTDNPHYILLIGIVVVTIFLGIEARRYRDYDVFRSRARVIQENLFANALDPSQGTESHDWRVELSQDYRRPTLKVSLYEALVNRLRRVYLALLGVLLLAWVFRITAFAPRQDWLTTAGIARIPGIAVAAVVGVFYVVLLGVAFWPRERHAKGEFREGDPDDWKETDR